The DNA segment GCGCGCGGAGAACGAGGTGAACTACTGCCCGGAGTGTCAGACCGGCGGCAAGGTCCTCGCCGATCGCGCGCTCTCGAAGCTGCTCGGCAAGGACTGGCCGCGCACGATCGAGGAGCTCGAGAAGCGGCGGCCTGGCGGCGCCTGAGCCGTCAGTCCGACTCCGACTCGCCGACCGGCGCGAGCATGACCCGCGCGAAGCGGCGCAGGAAGCGCTTCTGGAGCTCGATCTGCTCCGGCGCGAGCGGATCCGCCCCGAAGAGCTCGCGGAAGAGCGGCGCCATCGTGAAGTGTCCCAGGATCACGTGGATCCAGGCCGCCACCGCCATCGGCTGCTCGTCCTCGCTCCAGACGGTGAGTCGCGACGACATGGCGCCGAGGCCGGACTCGACGATCGGGCCGATCCAGCCGTGGACGATGTGCGAGAGGCTGGGGCCGCCGGTCAGCGACTCGTGCTGGATCAGCTTCGCGATGTTCGGGTGATGGGCCAGATGGTCCATGATCGCATCGAGGGTCCGATCGCTCGCCGTCTGTCGTTCCTCGACGGAGAGGGCTCCGGCCTCGTCGTTCGTGGCGGTGATGATCGCGAAGAGGGGCTGGACACCGCGGGCGAGCACGGCCTCGTAGAGGGCCTGCTTGCCGTCGAAGTGATTGTAGAGGGACGGTGCGGTCAGGCCGGCTTCTCGAGCGATGTCACGGACGGCGGTCCCGGCCAGCCCGCGCTCCGCGAAGAGCGCCTCGGCCACGTCCAGGATCCGCTCGCGGGTGGATTCCGGATCCGCCGGCGCGCTCGCGGGGCTGTCTTCGATCGCCTCTGCCATGCGTCCTCTCGACCCCGCGGAGCAGCGTCACCCCGTTGGCGTGGGGTCCGCGGGAACGAACGTTCGTTCGACTCGAGTCTCGGCGCTCGATCCGTCGCCGTCAATGATGGCCGATCGGCGCTCCTCCGGAAGGATTCTCGTCAGACGGAAGAACTCTGCGCGTCGCACGAAGGGGCCTCGACGTCGCGGCGCCCCATCAGTCGAGGGAGGTGTCGGCCCAGACCACGCGGTGGAGGAAGACCGCGGCGAGTGCGCCCAGAACCGGCGCCGCGCAGTAGAGCCAGAGCACCGAGACGTCCCCCGACACCACCGCCGGACCCAGCGAGCGAGCGGGATTCATCGATGCCCCGGTCAGCGGTCCCCCGAAGAGCGCGCAGAGCGCGACCGTCGCGCCGATCGTCAGTCCTGCGAAGAAGGCCGACAGCTTGTGTCCGATCGCGCAGGCCATGATCACGAGCATCAGGATCGTCGTGAGCAGGACCTCCATCGCGAAGGCCGGTCCGAGCCCGCCGATCGGAAGCGTCGCGCCGAGCGTCGTCGCCTCCGGGTAGAGCCCGCGGAGCGTCGCCGCGCCGGCGAGGGCGCCGACACACTGCGCCAGGATGAAGGGGACGACCTCACGGGCCTCGAACTCCTTCGCGGCCCAGAACGCGATCGTGACCGCCGGATTGATGTGCGCACCGGAGATCGGCCCGAACGCGACGACCATCATCATCACGATCGCGCCGAACACGATCGAGATCCCCATGTGGGTCACCGCTCCACCGGACAGGTCGTTCGCGACCACGGCGCCGCAGCCGGCGAAGACGAGGCCGAAGGTGCCGAGCAGCTCCGCGAGGAGCCGCCGCACGCGCACGTTCATCCGCCCTTCCCCCGTTCCTCCGGCGGGACTACCGGACCTTCGCTGTGGCCGATCCGGAATCGGTGGCCGTTGTTGTCGGCGACGGTGAACTCGCGCATGCCCCACGGATGCGAGGCGATGTCGTCGACGATCGTGGCGCCGCGCTCACGCAGCGTCTCGATCACCGCGTCGGCGTTCTCGACGCGCACGAAGTTCGTGACCGGTTCGAAGGGCTCGTCGGTCTGGGAGAAGAAGATCTCGCTCTCTCCGTTGTAGACCGCGCCGTACTCCTCGTCGTAGTTCCAGGCGATCGCACAACCGAGGACGTCTCGATAGAAGCGCTGGGTCTCGCGCACGTCGCGCACGGGAAGCTGCGGCGTCACGAAGTGCCAACCCTGGTTCGGTATCGCGGTCGTCATCGCGGTTCCTCCGCTCGCAATCGGCGCATGCCTAGCTTCCCTCTCCCGGCATCGGCGCGTCGGGCGGCGCCTCGGGCACGCCGGGGGTCGGCGGATTGGGTGGCGCCTCCGAAGCCGTCCATCCGAGCTCCGCCTCGAAGCGGGCACGCCGCTCGGTCCGGACGGTCGGCGGCGCCCGGCGAATATATTCCTCCGCCCGCGCCCGCGCCTCGCCCTCGAGCGCACGAAGATGGTCGACGAGCTCGCCCGTCCGGGGGGCCGCGAAGCGCCCGTCCGGACAGCGCGAAGGCAGCGCCGTCCAGACGACCCCGTCGTAGCCGGACCCGGGCAGCCACGCCGAGACCGCGTCCCGCGTCGCCTCGCTCGCCTCCCCGCGAATGCCACCGGAGCCCGCGTGCAGCTGCGCCCCGATCCAGCTCGGCCAGCGCGCCGAACCGATCCGCTCGCGCCGTCCGAGCGCCTCGATCGCCGCGTCGAGACCGTCGACGTCGAGGGCCACCGCCCAGGTCGGGATCGCCACCGCCTGCTCGTCGATCACGAGCGTGACGCGGCCGTCGTGCGCGACCCGGGAGAACTCGATCGGGAGTCGCGGGCCGTCGGCGCGGAAGGGCCCGTCCATCGGCAGCGACCGCGGATCCCAGAGCAACGAGCCCCAACCCAGACAGGCGATGCGCAGGGTCGTCTCCTCGGTCCGGAGTGGCCAGGCCTAGCCGTTCGC comes from the bacterium genome and includes:
- a CDS encoding TetR/AcrR family transcriptional regulator — protein: MAEAIEDSPASAPADPESTRERILDVAEALFAERGLAGTAVRDIAREAGLTAPSLYNHFDGKQALYEAVLARGVQPLFAIITATNDEAGALSVEERQTASDRTLDAIMDHLAHHPNIAKLIQHESLTGGPSLSHIVHGWIGPIVESGLGAMSSRLTVWSEDEQPMAVAAWIHVILGHFTMAPLFRELFGADPLAPEQIELQKRFLRRFARVMLAPVGESESD
- a CDS encoding aquaporin, translated to MNVRVRRLLAELLGTFGLVFAGCGAVVANDLSGGAVTHMGISIVFGAIVMMMVVAFGPISGAHINPAVTIAFWAAKEFEAREVVPFILAQCVGALAGAATLRGLYPEATTLGATLPIGGLGPAFAMEVLLTTILMLVIMACAIGHKLSAFFAGLTIGATVALCALFGGPLTGASMNPARSLGPAVVSGDVSVLWLYCAAPVLGALAAVFLHRVVWADTSLD
- a CDS encoding VOC family protein — protein: MTTAIPNQGWHFVTPQLPVRDVRETQRFYRDVLGCAIAWNYDEEYGAVYNGESEIFFSQTDEPFEPVTNFVRVENADAVIETLRERGATIVDDIASHPWGMREFTVADNNGHRFRIGHSEGPVVPPEERGKGG